The following proteins are co-located in the Salvelinus fontinalis isolate EN_2023a chromosome 29, ASM2944872v1, whole genome shotgun sequence genome:
- the LOC129827781 gene encoding zinc finger protein 500-like isoform X1 translates to MLESVRNTFHAQLATVMDSLLAAAVCEIAKIFESSLCEQQEELTQRGEEITGLRGRLERAERRLKKEGEEEGEGLLDVVEGPVRKTGGDGSPRQQSEPRAGSSWDSDAASETPPLVQDSGCKKSHRMKKERTELEGSSIKEELKHCPLPQFEEPHPAPVEGEGQGPGRSSSAGGQRLGEPLSDTTGTKAKLSHWEGDPRPLQSQSSTSFFHGPRVGHFSPRPDHRSPGLDPWASGVPLELQDPSFLDQSPDQVLEQREPRQSQDQTNQSQRGLRPRDDRGRGLVHQNRWSLAAKDPVRPHPNAHAQKHAQGHAHTLGGARPYTCPYCGKSFSYPSHQRRHLLRHTGVRMYPCLVCDKSFLTPSELTVHTRVHTGERPFGCTQCGKRFARSGNLRAHQRDVHLGKRPFVCQECGKRFAHRGNLRVHYQRVHQGLPYHEDEYDQDGNALPSTGNDSTCQETIMKTGNGESEKGKQRSLREEEKAFLSVA, encoded by the exons ATGCTGGAGTCTGTAAGGAACACGTTTCATGCCCAGCTGGCCACCGTCATGGACTCCCTGCTGGCGGCAGCTGTGTGTGAGATTGCCAAGATCTTTGAGAGCAGTCTGTGTGAGCAGCAGGAGGAGcttacacagagaggagaggagatcacAGGCCTGAGGGGGAGGCTGGAGCGGGCAGAGAGGAGGCtgaagaaggaaggagaggaagaaggagagggccTACTGGATGTGGTAGAAGGACCAGTGAGAAAAACAGGAGGAGATGGCAGCCCTAGGCAGCAGTCTGAACCAAGGGCTG GTTCAAGCTGGGATTCGGATGCGGCCTCTGAGACCCCCCCACTGGTCCAGGACAGCGGGTGTAAGAAGTCCCACAGGATGAAAAAGGAGAGGACTGAGCTGGAGGGGTCCTCCATCAAAGAAGAG CTTAAACATTGCCCTCTTCCACAGTTCGAGGAGCCCCACCCTGCCCCTGTGGAGGGGGAGGGCCAAGGGCCAGGGAGGAGCTCTTCTGCTGGGGGTCAGAGGCTGGGAGAACCCTTGTCTGACACAACAGGGACCAAGGCAAAGT TATCCCATTGGGAGGGAGACCCCAGACCTCTTCAGAGCCAGAGCTCCACCTCCTTCTTCCATGGCCCCCGGGTTGGACATTTCTCTCCCAGACCCGACCACAGGTCTCCTGGGCTTGACCCCTGGGCCAGTGGGGTTCCTCTAGAGCTTCAGGATCCAAGCTTCCTGGACCAGAGCCCAGACCAGGTACTAGAGCAGAGAGAGCCCCGACAGTCACAGGACCAAACCAACCAATCCCAGAGAGGCCTGAGACCaagagatgacagagggaggggCCTAGTTCATCAGAACCGCTGGTCATTGGCTGCCAAGGATCCAGTCAGACCACACCCCAATGCACACGCTCAGAAACACGCACAAggtcacgcacacacactgggCGGGGCGAGACCCTACACTTGCCCGTACTGCGGCAAGAGCTTCAGCTACCCGTCCCACCAGCGCAGACACCTGCTGCGCCACACAGGGGTGAGGATGTACCCCTGCTTGGTATGTGACAAGAGCTTCCTGACTCCGTCAGAGCTCACGGTGCACACCCGTGTCCACACAGGGGAAAGGCCGTTTGGCTGCACCCAGTGTGGAAAGCGTTTTGCCCGCAGCGGGAACCTCCGGGCCCACCAGAGAGACGTCCACCTGGGGAAGAGACCCTTCGTCTGCCAGGAGTGTGGCAAGAGGTTCGCCCACAGGGGCAACCTGAGGGTGCACTACCAGAGGGTACACCAGGGCCTGCCATACCATGAGGATGAGTATGACCAGGATGGCAACGCTCTCCCCTCTACTGG GAATGACTCCACCTGTCAAGAGACAATAATGAAGACAGGAAATGGTGAGAGCGAGAAAGGAAAGCAGCGCTCCCTACGGGAGGAAGAGAAGGCATTTCTAAGTGTTGCATAA
- the LOC129827781 gene encoding zinc finger protein 629-like isoform X2, whose protein sequence is MLESVRNTFHAQLATVMDSLLAAAVCEIAKIFESSLCEQQEELTQRGEEITGLRGRLERAERRLKKEGEEEGEGLLDVVEGPVRKTGGDGSPRQQSEPRAGSSWDSDAASETPPLVQDSGCKKSHRMKKERTELEGSSIKEEFEEPHPAPVEGEGQGPGRSSSAGGQRLGEPLSDTTGTKAKLSHWEGDPRPLQSQSSTSFFHGPRVGHFSPRPDHRSPGLDPWASGVPLELQDPSFLDQSPDQVLEQREPRQSQDQTNQSQRGLRPRDDRGRGLVHQNRWSLAAKDPVRPHPNAHAQKHAQGHAHTLGGARPYTCPYCGKSFSYPSHQRRHLLRHTGVRMYPCLVCDKSFLTPSELTVHTRVHTGERPFGCTQCGKRFARSGNLRAHQRDVHLGKRPFVCQECGKRFAHRGNLRVHYQRVHQGLPYHEDEYDQDGNALPSTGNDSTCQETIMKTGNGESEKGKQRSLREEEKAFLSVA, encoded by the exons ATGCTGGAGTCTGTAAGGAACACGTTTCATGCCCAGCTGGCCACCGTCATGGACTCCCTGCTGGCGGCAGCTGTGTGTGAGATTGCCAAGATCTTTGAGAGCAGTCTGTGTGAGCAGCAGGAGGAGcttacacagagaggagaggagatcacAGGCCTGAGGGGGAGGCTGGAGCGGGCAGAGAGGAGGCtgaagaaggaaggagaggaagaaggagagggccTACTGGATGTGGTAGAAGGACCAGTGAGAAAAACAGGAGGAGATGGCAGCCCTAGGCAGCAGTCTGAACCAAGGGCTG GTTCAAGCTGGGATTCGGATGCGGCCTCTGAGACCCCCCCACTGGTCCAGGACAGCGGGTGTAAGAAGTCCCACAGGATGAAAAAGGAGAGGACTGAGCTGGAGGGGTCCTCCATCAAAGAAGAG TTCGAGGAGCCCCACCCTGCCCCTGTGGAGGGGGAGGGCCAAGGGCCAGGGAGGAGCTCTTCTGCTGGGGGTCAGAGGCTGGGAGAACCCTTGTCTGACACAACAGGGACCAAGGCAAAGT TATCCCATTGGGAGGGAGACCCCAGACCTCTTCAGAGCCAGAGCTCCACCTCCTTCTTCCATGGCCCCCGGGTTGGACATTTCTCTCCCAGACCCGACCACAGGTCTCCTGGGCTTGACCCCTGGGCCAGTGGGGTTCCTCTAGAGCTTCAGGATCCAAGCTTCCTGGACCAGAGCCCAGACCAGGTACTAGAGCAGAGAGAGCCCCGACAGTCACAGGACCAAACCAACCAATCCCAGAGAGGCCTGAGACCaagagatgacagagggaggggCCTAGTTCATCAGAACCGCTGGTCATTGGCTGCCAAGGATCCAGTCAGACCACACCCCAATGCACACGCTCAGAAACACGCACAAggtcacgcacacacactgggCGGGGCGAGACCCTACACTTGCCCGTACTGCGGCAAGAGCTTCAGCTACCCGTCCCACCAGCGCAGACACCTGCTGCGCCACACAGGGGTGAGGATGTACCCCTGCTTGGTATGTGACAAGAGCTTCCTGACTCCGTCAGAGCTCACGGTGCACACCCGTGTCCACACAGGGGAAAGGCCGTTTGGCTGCACCCAGTGTGGAAAGCGTTTTGCCCGCAGCGGGAACCTCCGGGCCCACCAGAGAGACGTCCACCTGGGGAAGAGACCCTTCGTCTGCCAGGAGTGTGGCAAGAGGTTCGCCCACAGGGGCAACCTGAGGGTGCACTACCAGAGGGTACACCAGGGCCTGCCATACCATGAGGATGAGTATGACCAGGATGGCAACGCTCTCCCCTCTACTGG GAATGACTCCACCTGTCAAGAGACAATAATGAAGACAGGAAATGGTGAGAGCGAGAAAGGAAAGCAGCGCTCCCTACGGGAGGAAGAGAAGGCATTTCTAAGTGTTGCATAA
- the LOC129827781 gene encoding zinc finger protein 500-like isoform X3, producing the protein MLESVRNTFHAQLATVMDSLLAAAVCEIAKIFESSLCEQQEELTQRGEEITGLRGRLERAERRLKKEGEEEGEGLLDVVEGPVRKTGGDGSPRQQSEPRAGSSWDSDAASETPPLVQDSGCKKSHRMKKERTELEGSSIKEELKHCPLPQFEEPHPAPVEGEGQGPGRSSSAGGQRLGEPLSDTTGTKAKLSHWEGDPRPLQSQSSTSFFHGPRVGHFSPRPDHRSPGLDPWASGVPLELQDPSFLDQSPDQVLEQREPRQSQDQTNQSQRGLRPRDDRGRGLVHQNRWSLAAKDPVRPHPNAHAQKHAQGHAHTLGGARPYTCPYCGKSFSYPSHQRRHLLRHTGVRMYPCLVCDKSFLTPSELTVHTRVHTGERPFGCTQCGKRFARSGNLRAHQRDVHLGKRPFVCQECGKRFAHRGNLRVHYQRVHQGLPYHEDEYDQDGNALPSTG; encoded by the exons ATGCTGGAGTCTGTAAGGAACACGTTTCATGCCCAGCTGGCCACCGTCATGGACTCCCTGCTGGCGGCAGCTGTGTGTGAGATTGCCAAGATCTTTGAGAGCAGTCTGTGTGAGCAGCAGGAGGAGcttacacagagaggagaggagatcacAGGCCTGAGGGGGAGGCTGGAGCGGGCAGAGAGGAGGCtgaagaaggaaggagaggaagaaggagagggccTACTGGATGTGGTAGAAGGACCAGTGAGAAAAACAGGAGGAGATGGCAGCCCTAGGCAGCAGTCTGAACCAAGGGCTG GTTCAAGCTGGGATTCGGATGCGGCCTCTGAGACCCCCCCACTGGTCCAGGACAGCGGGTGTAAGAAGTCCCACAGGATGAAAAAGGAGAGGACTGAGCTGGAGGGGTCCTCCATCAAAGAAGAG CTTAAACATTGCCCTCTTCCACAGTTCGAGGAGCCCCACCCTGCCCCTGTGGAGGGGGAGGGCCAAGGGCCAGGGAGGAGCTCTTCTGCTGGGGGTCAGAGGCTGGGAGAACCCTTGTCTGACACAACAGGGACCAAGGCAAAGT TATCCCATTGGGAGGGAGACCCCAGACCTCTTCAGAGCCAGAGCTCCACCTCCTTCTTCCATGGCCCCCGGGTTGGACATTTCTCTCCCAGACCCGACCACAGGTCTCCTGGGCTTGACCCCTGGGCCAGTGGGGTTCCTCTAGAGCTTCAGGATCCAAGCTTCCTGGACCAGAGCCCAGACCAGGTACTAGAGCAGAGAGAGCCCCGACAGTCACAGGACCAAACCAACCAATCCCAGAGAGGCCTGAGACCaagagatgacagagggaggggCCTAGTTCATCAGAACCGCTGGTCATTGGCTGCCAAGGATCCAGTCAGACCACACCCCAATGCACACGCTCAGAAACACGCACAAggtcacgcacacacactgggCGGGGCGAGACCCTACACTTGCCCGTACTGCGGCAAGAGCTTCAGCTACCCGTCCCACCAGCGCAGACACCTGCTGCGCCACACAGGGGTGAGGATGTACCCCTGCTTGGTATGTGACAAGAGCTTCCTGACTCCGTCAGAGCTCACGGTGCACACCCGTGTCCACACAGGGGAAAGGCCGTTTGGCTGCACCCAGTGTGGAAAGCGTTTTGCCCGCAGCGGGAACCTCCGGGCCCACCAGAGAGACGTCCACCTGGGGAAGAGACCCTTCGTCTGCCAGGAGTGTGGCAAGAGGTTCGCCCACAGGGGCAACCTGAGGGTGCACTACCAGAGGGTACACCAGGGCCTGCCATACCATGAGGATGAGTATGACCAGGATGGCAACGCTCTCCCCTCTACTGGGTAA